In the genome of Candidatus Pristimantibacillus lignocellulolyticus, the window ACAAGATGTGACGCGATCTGCCATCCGCGGTGTTGATTCGTCATGTAATTCTCCTCCTATTAGAACAATGCATTTTCTCTATCAATCTTCCGAACGACGTAGTTCGCTACAATAACAAGTACAAAACCAACTATAGATTGGTAGAACCCAGCGGCTGAAGACATACCGACATCACCAAGCTGCATTAGACCACGGAATACATAGGTATCGATAACGTTAGTTGTATCGTAGATTGCTCCTGAGTTCATTGGCACTTGATAGAACAATCCAAAGTCGGAATAGAATATGCGGCCAATCGCCAGCAAAGTGAGCATTGTAATAATCGGAGAAATCATCGGCAACGTAATTTTAGTGATTTGTTGCCATTTGGATGCACCGTCAAGCTCTGCCGCCTCATAATATTCTCGATCAATACCAATAATTGCGGCCAGAAATACGATACATGAATATCCTGCGCCTTTCCAAATGTGTACAATCGTTAAAATATATGGCCAATACTTAGATTCCAAATACCATGAGATCGGTTCAATTCCAAGCATCGGAAGAATTGTCTTGTTTACAAAACCCGTTCCTGGAGCAAGCAGTGCATACACGAGATAGCTCACAAGAATGATAGATATCAAATGAGGTAAAATAATTACGCTTTGATAAAATCGTTGCGTAAATTTATGCCTGATCTCATTTAGCAAAATCGCGAGCATAATTGCAAAGCTAAGACCAAGAACGATAAACACCGCATTGTACAAAATCGTATTTCTCGTAATGATAAAGGCGTCACTCGTTGCAAATAGATAAGTAAAATTTTTCAATCCGACCCAGTCGCTGTTCCAAATTCCTTGCGTATAATTAATATCCTTGAAAGCAATGGAGAGGCCTGCCATCGGCAAATAATTGTTAATTAACAAATACATAAGACCTGGAAGAGCCATGATGTAAAGAGGGAGATATCTCCGGAAATTAATCTTTCTTCTATAATTCACTTTCGTATTCATCTCATTCCCCTCCTGCTAGATGACGTTATGGAATAATACGCCCGACCAATCTTCGACTGATCGGGCATTTTCATTGTAATATATTACTAATTCACACCGTTGGCCTTCGCCCATTCATCCAATTGCTTTTGTTTCTCAGCAACGATTTTATCGATACCAGCTGCTTTCAGCTTCTCGATGAATTGAGGTAGTATTTTGGCCGGGTCAACGCTTCCTGTCTCTAGAGGTAACTTATACTCGGTAATAACATTCGAAACTGCTGCGTATTCTGTTTTTACATTCGTACCATCAAAGATGAATCCAAGTGCCTTTGAAGGAGTTGCAGTCTCGTTGAATTCTGCAGTTTTTGTCCAAATGTCAGGATCGTTGTTTTCCAACACATAAGCCTTAAACTGATTACCAAACATCCATTGCAAACTGTTAAAACCAACTGAACTAGCATCTTGACCCTCTGGATATTTGATAATATGATCTTGTACCTTCTCATAGTGCTTACCTTCAACACCCCAAGTGAAAAGGTTTACAATGTTTTCATCTTCATACATAAGATTTAGGAACTTCATCGCCTTTTCGGGAAGTTTAGTATGAACGGGAATACCCCACATGGACACAGTTATATTGGATGTTGTGCTGTATGCAGGACTCAACTCCGTTGAAACAACTTCTACTCCATTACTTTTCGATTCCTGAGCATCGAATCCAGGCTTTTGCATCCCTATATAAGAAGCAACTTTCCCCGAACGAATAAGCTCAACCAAGCTTAATTTGTTAGTAGCCGCATCACTCAAGATATACCCAGACTGATACCAATCACGAATTCTGTTAACAAACTCCTCATACTCCTTCGTTTCGAACAAGTTCACAACTTTTAAATCGTTGTCATAGTTCGGTAGAACACCCATATTGTCCCCAAGCTCGTCATAGAATTTGTACACATCGCGGAACGACTGCGTACCACCTGTCGAAATAGGCACCATATCCGGTTCTTTTTCTTTAAGTAATTGCAGTACAGTTGCTACATCATCTAACGTTTTGATCGCACTCATATCAATGTTGTGCTTCTCGACCAGATCTTTACGAATGGTGTAACCATAGCTTCCCGCTAAGTCACGCACGGAAGGTACGCTGTAGATCTTGCCGCCAAGCTTTGATGCGTTTAAGTATTTGGGTTCAAGTGAAGCAGTGATCCCATTGCCATATTCGCTAATAAGATCATCAAGCGGGACAAGCATGCCTTTAGCTACCATATTGCTGTACATCGTACCGTGTACATAGGTCAAGTCCAACTTCTCAGACGAGCTGAAAATCAAGTTCGTCCGTTGCAGCCATTCACCCGCATTAATCGGCATGAACTTTACACGAACCTTGATCTTCGATTCTGTAATTTTGTT includes:
- a CDS encoding ABC transporter permease subunit; this encodes MNTKVNYRRKINFRRYLPLYIMALPGLMYLLINNYLPMAGLSIAFKDINYTQGIWNSDWVGLKNFTYLFATSDAFIITRNTILYNAVFIVLGLSFAIMLAILLNEIRHKFTQRFYQSVIILPHLISIILVSYLVYALLAPGTGFVNKTILPMLGIEPISWYLESKYWPYILTIVHIWKGAGYSCIVFLAAIIGIDREYYEAAELDGASKWQQITKITLPMISPIITMLTLLAIGRIFYSDFGLFYQVPMNSGAIYDTTNVIDTYVFRGLMQLGDVGMSSAAGFYQSIVGFVLVIVANYVVRKIDRENALF
- a CDS encoding ABC transporter substrate-binding protein; the protein is MRKLSYGTMLLLLSFMLILSACGSNTKSQNGVNNNGSNNEGNVSAGTEDDGPVEELIVAFPIVSSDLSGLQLAEDEMNKITESKIKVRVKFMPINAGEWLQRTNLIFSSSEKLDLTYVHGTMYSNMVAKGMLVPLDDLISEYGNGITASLEPKYLNASKLGGKIYSVPSVRDLAGSYGYTIRKDLVEKHNIDMSAIKTLDDVATVLQLLKEKEPDMVPISTGGTQSFRDVYKFYDELGDNMGVLPNYDNDLKVVNLFETKEYEEFVNRIRDWYQSGYILSDAATNKLSLVELIRSGKVASYIGMQKPGFDAQESKSNGVEVVSTELSPAYSTTSNITVSMWGIPVHTKLPEKAMKFLNLMYEDENIVNLFTWGVEGKHYEKVQDHIIKYPEGQDASSVGFNSLQWMFGNQFKAYVLENNDPDIWTKTAEFNETATPSKALGFIFDGTNVKTEYAAVSNVITEYKLPLETGSVDPAKILPQFIEKLKAAGIDKIVAEKQKQLDEWAKANGVN